From the genome of Solanum dulcamara chromosome 12, daSolDulc1.2, whole genome shotgun sequence:
CTAAATTGAATTGTTGTAGTAGAAGTAGTACTGCTCTGTTTTTGTTTTCACTTTGAGGAGACAAAACATAAAGAATAATAGCTCAAAAGAGGAgtctttttattgttttttgttattttacaaGAGATCTATCTGAGTTCAACAAAGAGACATCTCAAAACAAGGTATTTCAAGAAAGtgggatttttttattttttttgggatcTGGGGAATTCTTGGAAATTAGTTTTATGGGGTGGGGAAGTTATAGGTggtgtaatttttatttatttttccggTCTCAATTTGTGTTGTTTGTGTTTGCAGATCTGCCTGTATTGAGACcacttttctttaaaattaaaatgtatCCCGAGAAGCAAGCGGAGGAAGCTATTGTCTCAAACTTCAATGGAACTGATCATGATAATGGGGAGGAAGTTGAGAAATTTGGCGGAGAAGAAGAACAGTCCATTTTCAGTGTCAAAAGCCTCCTCTGGCATGGTGGCTCTGTTTGGGATGCTTGGTTCAGCTGTGCTTCTAATCAGGTACTGTGAATTTTTAACCACAGTTCTTTTTTTTCAGAAATATCATATTTTCTACTGCTAACGAaaacaacctatctctatctcTATCTCCTCTGCAAAATAGTGATAAGATTTGTCTACACTTTAGCCTCGACACATTATTGGATGTGTTATTGTGTCATATTTTTTACTGTATTTtctaattcatttattttgacaGGTTGCTCAAGTGCTGTTGACACTTCCTTATTCATTTTCTCAACTTGGTATGGTATCTGGCATAGTGTTTCAAGTGTTCTATGGTCTTGTTGGGAGTTGGACTGCATACCTCATCAGTGTTCTCTATATAGAGTATAGAAGcagaaaagagaaagaaggtgTTAACTTTAAAAATCATGTCATACAGGTGAGggtacaaacaaaaaaaaatcattttttttatacgAATCAAAGTAATAAAAGACTGAATTTTAGTGTATCATAGTGAAAACGAGCAAACCCTTTTTGTCGAAAAATTATCATACGTATCAAggtgtattattatttttcataaatcaaTATTAAATCTTAAACAACTTTAATATCGCCACACAGTTCAACTTGTaatattctcattattttctaaAAGAATTGTACTTTTTCAGAATCTTTTTGACTTGCAAATAGATTTATTCATCTTTGCTCTGTATctgattttctttttcaactGGTAGTGGTTTGAAGTGCTTGATGGACTATTGGGTCCTTACTGGAAAGCAGCAGGGCTTGCCTTCAACTGTACGTTCCTTCTGTTTGGATCTGTCATACAACTAATTGCTTGCGCAAGGTACGGAACCATTAAATCCTTCTTCATTTAAAACCACATATAGTTCAAATATTAGAAgacatataaaataaataaataaaaaattactccACTTATGCAAAATTGAGGGTTAATTTGTAAACTTAGATCTTGATTATTAATttgatagattttttttttactttggaACAGTAACATATATTACATCAATGACCATTTAGACAAGAGGACATGGACATACATATTTGGTGCTTGCTGTGCCACAACAGTTTTCATTCCATCTTTCCATAACTATCGGATTTGGTCTTTCCTTGGccttgggatgaccacttataCAGCATGGTACTTAACTATTGCTGCTGTCTTTCATGGCCAggtaaataataatacaattatTTCCTAAAACATATCATCCTGTATTTATTACTCTAATATgcattcaatttattttttttggcaatTTCTATAAATGATGGAAGGGTCAATTATTATGTGTTATTATAGGTTGAAAATGTACAACACTCTGCTCCAGCAAAGCTTGTGCTGTATTTCACTGGCGCAACCAATATTCTTTACACCTTTGGTGGACATGCTGTTACTGTGTAAGTTCTCAATTCTTTTACCCAtttgtaaatgatattttattttaaaagtacATTACTACGATTTAACAGAAAAAGTTGGTATAATTAGGGCCCTAAACAACACTTTAGTCGACtagtttttaaaatatatacaaagtGTATGAGTagtgtatattttatatttaacgTCGATTGAGTTAATTTCATTGCTTTCAATGTTGTTAAAATTTTTAATGGCATTTATATAAATGAGtagttatacaacaacaacaacaacccagtaaaattccacaacgtggggtctgtggagggtaaagtgtacacagaccttacttctatcaatgtaggacggctatttttgaaagaccctcggctcagttaTAAATatccatattatattattttcataaaattctttatttattgTAATGTCAATATCAATATGTGAGTTAAATCCATACGAGACAACTTAGAGTTGTAGTGCAGAAGAATCCAATGCCAATATTCTCCAATGTACTTACAATCACTTTAAATAATTGCTTAGAGAGCTTATCATTATATTCCATATTCAGTGGCTACTTTAACCCCCAAGTGGCCAAGTCAATGAAGACACTGCTTTCATGCCTTAAAAAAGtacataatctgaatagtatttAAACTTGAAATTGACTGTATAGTAAATAGGAAACAagttaccttttttttttataaagctGATTTTATAGAAATAATTACTTTGTATCTCAAAAAGTTAGAAAGATTAAATTTTAGATAAGAATTTCATCAAATAAGTTTAAGGTA
Proteins encoded in this window:
- the LOC129877410 gene encoding auxin transporter-like protein 4; protein product: MYPEKQAEEAIVSNFNGTDHDNGEEVEKFGGEEEQSIFSVKSLLWHGGSVWDAWFSCASNQVAQVLLTLPYSFSQLGMVSGIVFQVFYGLVGSWTAYLISVLYIEYRSRKEKEGVNFKNHVIQWFEVLDGLLGPYWKAAGLAFNCTFLLFGSVIQLIACASNIYYINDHLDKRTWTYIFGACCATTVFIPSFHNYRIWSFLGLGMTTYTAWYLTIAAVFHGQVENVQHSAPAKLVLYFTGATNILYTFGGHAVTVEIMHAMWKPQKFKYIYLIATLYVFTLTIPSATAVYWAFGDQLLNHSNAFSLLPKDGWRDAAVILMLIHQFITFGFACTPLYFVWEKVIGMHDTKSICLRALVRLPVVIPIWFLAIIFPFFGPINSAVGALLVSFTVYIIPALAHMLTYRKASARQNAAEKPPSFMPSWTIMYAINIFIVGWVFVVGFGFGGWASMSNFIKQVDTFGLFAKCYQCKPPAGQPPHPAPQATVHH